One genomic segment of Rivularia sp. PCC 7116 includes these proteins:
- a CDS encoding ELWxxDGT repeat protein encodes MSNNNNVDRKFHSFNFTPELVKDINPGNGNSSPQELTVFNEKLFFSSSDGSSGEELWVSDGTEAGTQLLNDISPGGDGSNPQDLTIFNEKLFFRASDSNNGVELWVSDGTEDGTQLIKDINPGENNSFPNNFVILDEKLFFTAQNNDNGNELWVSDGTEDGTQLLKDINPGQEDSEPTDITVFDGKLFFGASDGINGNELWVSDGTEDGTQLVKDITPGSDNSSPTGFTELNGKLYFGVNNSELWVTDGTESGTQRIKDINTSPRTAFPGDITVFNNKLFFVADNGSTGPEVWVSDGTSEGTQLLKDITPGFDVLTPGNFTVFNDKLFFTAFTGGESFELWVTDGTESGTQLFKDINPGFNSSSPANLTVFNDKLFFTANDGTNGRELWVSDVTANGTQLVADINPGEGNSNPENLIVFDGKLFFTADDGSNGRELWKLDLDKTNPVNLIEGTENDDDIQGTSGNDKISGKNGNDTIEGGRGGDIIRGNAGDDVLAADRIDRFDDFDGENSELRGDNGNDTIYGGSKDELIGGGNDNDVLFGKGGNDLVRGASGDDILNGGLGNDTLRGQDGIDTADYSDLTFDGVFGDIAGLDVNLSQNSARHSSDNNALTWEDTLTTIENVTGTIGNDRFIGNQDDNLFDGKGEINQSVMPSAYRQTTFTAQNGDEYQVTADVVEYSGNQSDFTILGSTDNFTVCGSEIGTDTLIDIEFLKFDDGLVAVDDSLFV; translated from the coding sequence ATGTCTAACAATAACAACGTGGACAGAAAATTTCATAGCTTTAATTTCACACCCGAATTAGTCAAAGACATTAATCCTGGTAACGGGAATTCCTCCCCACAAGAATTGACAGTTTTTAACGAAAAGCTGTTTTTTAGTTCTTCAGATGGTAGCAGTGGAGAGGAGCTATGGGTAAGCGATGGCACCGAAGCTGGTACCCAGTTACTCAACGATATTAGTCCTGGTGGGGATGGTTCCAATCCACAAGATTTGACAATATTTAATGAAAAGCTATTTTTCCGAGCTTCAGATAGTAATAATGGGGTTGAACTGTGGGTGAGTGACGGCACTGAAGATGGTACTCAATTAATCAAAGATATTAACCCTGGGGAAAATAATTCCTTCCCCAACAATTTCGTTATCCTTGACGAAAAATTGTTTTTTACAGCACAAAACAACGATAATGGCAATGAATTATGGGTAAGTGACGGCACTGAAGATGGTACCCAATTGCTAAAAGATATTAATCCAGGTCAGGAAGATTCCGAACCCACAGATATAACTGTATTTGATGGAAAGCTGTTTTTTGGTGCCTCGGATGGTATTAATGGCAATGAACTATGGGTAAGTGACGGCACCGAAGATGGCACTCAACTGGTGAAAGATATTACCCCTGGTAGCGATAATTCTTCTCCAACAGGTTTTACCGAGCTTAACGGAAAACTGTATTTTGGTGTGAATAATTCAGAATTATGGGTAACTGATGGCACAGAGAGTGGTACTCAACGAATAAAAGATATTAATACAAGTCCCCGTACAGCTTTTCCCGGAGATATAACAGTCTTTAATAATAAGCTGTTTTTCGTCGCCGATAACGGTTCCACCGGCCCAGAAGTATGGGTAAGCGATGGTACTTCCGAAGGTACTCAATTGCTCAAAGATATAACCCCAGGATTTGATGTACTTACCCCAGGAAATTTTACAGTCTTTAACGATAAGCTGTTTTTTACTGCCTTCACTGGCGGTGAGAGTTTTGAATTATGGGTAACTGATGGCACCGAAAGCGGTACCCAACTCTTCAAAGATATTAATCCTGGTTTTAATAGTTCTTCTCCAGCAAATTTAACTGTCTTTAACGATAAGCTGTTTTTCACAGCTAATGACGGTACTAACGGTAGAGAATTGTGGGTAAGTGACGTTACTGCAAACGGTACTCAACTTGTAGCTGATATTAATCCTGGTGAAGGTAATTCCAATCCAGAAAATTTGATTGTCTTTGATGGCAAGCTGTTTTTCACTGCCGACGACGGTAGCAATGGAAGGGAACTCTGGAAGCTAGATTTAGATAAGACTAATCCAGTAAATTTAATCGAAGGCACAGAAAACGACGACGATATTCAAGGTACTTCCGGCAACGATAAAATTTCCGGTAAAAACGGTAACGATACTATCGAAGGCGGAAGAGGTGGCGACATAATTCGCGGTAATGCGGGTGATGATGTTTTAGCAGCAGACAGAATTGACCGTTTTGATGATTTTGATGGTGAAAACAGCGAACTTCGGGGAGATAACGGCAACGATACTATCTATGGCGGTAGTAAAGATGAATTAATTGGTGGCGGCAACGATAACGATGTATTGTTCGGTAAAGGCGGTAACGATTTAGTTCGCGGTGCTAGCGGTGACGATATTCTTAACGGTGGTTTGGGTAACGATACTTTACGCGGGCAAGATGGTATTGATACCGCCGATTATTCCGATTTAACTTTTGATGGTGTATTTGGAGATATTGCTGGGTTGGATGTAAATCTATCTCAAAACAGCGCTCGACATTCTTCTGATAACAACGCTCTCACTTGGGAAGACACTTTAACCACAATTGAAAACGTTACTGGAACCATTGGCAACGATAGATTTATTGGCAATCAAGACGACAATCTATTCGATGGCAAAGGGGAAATTAATCAAAGCGTCATGCCTTCAGCATATCGGCAAACTACTTTCACCGCTCAAAATGGTGATGAATACCAGGTAACTGCGGATGTGGTTGAGTATAGCGGCAATCAATCCGATTTCACGATTTTGGGTTCTACCGATAACTTTACCGTCTGCGGTTCCGAAATTGGTACCGACACTTTAATTGATATCGAATTTCTCAAGTTTGATGATGGTTTAGTTGCTGTAGACGATTCTTTGTTTGTTTAG
- a CDS encoding serine acetyltransferase, with protein sequence MSVPPLRLYNNFETFFSGEVIIHASAVIAPGVIMQAAPDSKIIIGSGVCIGMGSILQVDTGTLEIESGANLGAGFLMVGAGKIGANACIGSATTVFCASVEPGEVVAPGSIVGDSSRSFTESSTKEMNGRVHQPQLPLAEEAEETQEVEEAEETQEVEEVHKEISSDTSGDSDAPNNSIYSTPPITPSPRPYVSPSPISYFSLTQESTEEIVSSENSSEEHVNIENTEESSAEEPANTNSNGMGNHIYGRSSIKSLLVTLFPHRQNLNEPPEDESEEG encoded by the coding sequence ATGTCCGTGCCGCCACTGCGTCTGTATAACAATTTTGAGACTTTTTTCAGTGGTGAGGTGATTATTCATGCTAGTGCTGTGATTGCACCAGGCGTAATAATGCAGGCAGCCCCCGATAGCAAAATAATTATCGGTTCTGGAGTTTGTATTGGTATGGGGTCGATTCTCCAGGTAGATACAGGAACTTTAGAGATAGAATCGGGCGCTAACTTGGGAGCCGGTTTCCTAATGGTTGGTGCCGGTAAAATTGGTGCAAATGCCTGTATAGGTTCGGCTACAACTGTTTTTTGTGCTTCTGTAGAACCAGGAGAAGTAGTAGCACCTGGTTCGATTGTGGGAGATAGCAGTAGGTCTTTTACAGAATCTTCCACCAAAGAAATGAATGGTAGAGTTCACCAGCCTCAGTTACCTTTAGCAGAAGAAGCCGAAGAAACACAAGAAGTTGAGGAAGCCGAAGAAACACAAGAAGTTGAGGAAGTCCACAAAGAAATCTCTTCTGATACTTCTGGAGATTCTGATGCTCCTAATAATTCGATTTATAGCACTCCTCCCATTACCCCTTCACCTCGCCCTTACGTTAGTCCATCCCCAATTTCTTATTTTTCTCTGACTCAAGAGTCAACAGAGGAAATCGTTTCGTCAGAGAATTCATCAGAGGAACATGTCAATATAGAAAATACAGAAGAGTCATCAGCAGAAGAACCAGCCAATACAAATTCTAACGGCATGGGAAATCATATTTATGGAAGAAGTAGTATTAAAAGCCTGCTAGTAACTTTATTTCCCCACCGACAAAACTTGAACGAACCTCCTGAAGATGAATCTGAAGAAGGATGA
- a CDS encoding VWA-like domain-containing protein, giving the protein MTEDIQKSISASLLRLQTKSPFFATLAMFARFVPTEKLPTAATDGKDIFYNVEFLLSLPPKQLDGVLLHEVLHAALLHVPRRGVRDAQLWNIAADIVINGMIAAHGFELPEGTLREVNLENLSVEEVYEILLQDADNAPQLTNPDLLDSPPEDAGGSQQQGSQGESQEGEDKEGKGQSSPNNSPTGDSMSQAKKATMEAHWRNAMQQAATVARTANKGSLGGGVERELETLNSAQIDWRSYLWRYLVQTPTDFSGFDRRFIGRRLYLESLQGESIRVYLALDTSGSIDTKLLGLFFSEVQGILSSYPHIKCEFYYVDAEVYGPYEINADSMPPKPQGGGGTSFVPFFDKVAQTWDGQTQGVCVYLTDGYGNFPDKAPELPVLWVVTPGGLALEEFPFGEAVRLLSV; this is encoded by the coding sequence ATGACTGAAGATATTCAAAAAAGTATCAGCGCGTCTTTGTTACGCTTGCAAACAAAATCGCCTTTTTTCGCAACTTTGGCGATGTTTGCTCGTTTTGTTCCTACAGAAAAATTACCAACTGCGGCAACTGATGGTAAAGATATTTTTTATAATGTAGAGTTTTTGTTATCTTTGCCACCAAAACAACTTGATGGGGTTTTACTACACGAAGTGCTTCATGCAGCGCTGCTTCATGTACCGCGTCGGGGTGTGAGAGATGCTCAGTTGTGGAATATTGCTGCTGATATTGTAATCAACGGTATGATTGCGGCTCATGGTTTTGAGTTACCCGAAGGAACTTTAAGAGAAGTTAATTTAGAAAATTTAAGTGTTGAAGAAGTTTATGAAATTCTGCTTCAAGATGCCGATAATGCCCCACAATTAACCAATCCAGATTTACTTGATAGCCCACCAGAAGATGCTGGTGGTTCCCAACAACAAGGTAGTCAAGGAGAAAGTCAGGAAGGCGAAGATAAGGAAGGGAAAGGACAAAGTTCTCCAAATAATTCCCCAACAGGGGATAGTATGTCCCAAGCTAAAAAAGCCACAATGGAAGCTCATTGGCGGAATGCGATGCAGCAAGCTGCTACTGTGGCTCGCACTGCGAATAAAGGTAGTCTTGGGGGAGGAGTAGAGCGAGAATTAGAAACTTTAAATTCTGCTCAAATTGATTGGCGCTCTTACCTTTGGCGATATTTAGTACAAACTCCTACTGATTTTTCTGGCTTTGATAGGCGCTTTATTGGACGCAGGCTGTATCTAGAAAGTTTGCAAGGGGAATCGATTCGCGTTTACCTGGCTTTGGATACCAGTGGCTCAATTGATACAAAATTGTTAGGTTTGTTTTTCTCGGAAGTGCAGGGTATTTTAAGTTCTTACCCACATATCAAATGTGAGTTTTATTACGTTGATGCTGAAGTTTACGGACCTTACGAAATTAATGCCGATTCCATGCCGCCGAAGCCCCAAGGTGGCGGCGGTACGTCATTTGTACCTTTCTTTGATAAAGTTGCTCAAACATGGGATGGGCAAACCCAGGGAGTATGCGTTTATTTGACTGATGGGTACGGTAATTTTCCCGATAAAGCACCAGAATTACCAGTTTTATGGGTAGTGACTCCGGGTGGTTTGGCTTTAGAAGAATTTCCTTTTGGGGAAGCTGTGCGGTTGTTATCTGTTTAA
- a CDS encoding FG-GAP-like repeat-containing protein has protein sequence MAVNFDLIQNAIGNLAQTLSVADFNGDGNSDIAVVNESSDNVLVLLGDDNNFAAPQSFAVGNSPRSVTVADFNGDEKLDLITANYLSSDVSVLLGDGNGNFDAAQNFAVGNNPDSLIVGDFNGDGNSDIAAINLSSGNVSVLLNNPSPNNPPIANDDEFTTLENEAFRGGKVFVNNGRGVDSDPDSDILTVIEVNSNTDVGNQIILDSGALLTMNSDGTFDYDPNGQFDSLNDGETTTDSFEYTISDGKGGTDSGIVTFTIVGTQEQPVSQIEGIVSNEIFSDRGEDAIDNSSNLSDLTIADFMDDFTVQVRSIITDNSNDMDFLRFNDGLLTIDVSLFVSEVFS, from the coding sequence ATGGCAGTTAATTTTGACCTCATACAAAATGCGATTGGAAATTTGGCACAAACGTTGAGTGTTGCAGACTTTAATGGTGATGGAAATTCCGATATTGCTGTAGTAAACGAGTCTTCCGATAACGTCTTAGTGCTATTAGGAGATGATAATAATTTCGCTGCTCCACAAAGTTTTGCTGTCGGAAATTCGCCACGTTCGGTAACTGTAGCAGACTTTAATGGTGATGAAAAACTTGACCTGATTACGGCTAATTATTTATCTAGCGATGTGTCAGTGCTATTAGGAGATGGTAATGGCAATTTTGACGCGGCACAGAATTTTGCTGTTGGCAATAATCCAGACTCGTTAATAGTAGGAGATTTTAACGGTGATGGAAATTCTGATATTGCTGCAATTAACTTAAGTTCTGGTAATGTTTCAGTATTATTAAATAACCCTTCACCAAATAATCCTCCTATTGCTAATGACGACGAATTTACAACTTTAGAAAACGAAGCTTTTCGAGGAGGTAAGGTTTTTGTTAATAACGGTAGAGGTGTTGATAGCGACCCCGATAGCGATATTTTGACAGTTATTGAAGTTAATAGTAATACAGATGTGGGTAATCAAATTATTCTTGATTCGGGTGCTTTATTAACCATGAATTCCGATGGAACTTTTGATTACGATCCCAACGGACAATTTGATTCGCTAAACGACGGTGAAACCACAACCGATAGTTTTGAATATACTATCTCCGATGGTAAGGGTGGTACCGATAGTGGTATTGTAACTTTTACTATTGTGGGTACTCAAGAACAACCTGTAAGTCAAATCGAGGGTATAGTAAGCAACGAAATTTTTAGCGATCGCGGTGAAGATGCGATAGATAATAGCAGCAATCTATCTGATTTGACTATTGCTGATTTTATGGATGATTTTACTGTTCAAGTTAGAAGTATTATTACTGATAATTCAAATGATATGGATTTTCTTAGATTTAACGATGGTTTGCTTACGATAGATGTTTCTTTATTCGTTTCAGAAGTTTTTAGTTAA
- a CDS encoding LysR family transcriptional regulator: protein MNQATLHQLRVFEAAARHGSFTRAAEELFLTQPTISMQIKQLTKSVGIPLFEQVGKRLYLTEAGRELFATCQEIFNTLAQFDMKVADLKGLKQGQLRLSVITTAKYFIPRLLGSFCQLYPGIEISLQVTNHEGILERMTSNQDDLYIMSQIPEHLDINCEAFLENPLVVLAPINHPLAGEKNIPISKLANEPFIMREPGSGTRRAVQKLFDENDVEVKVKLELGSNEAIKQAIAGGLGISVLSRHTLMPHAEDLTVLDVEYFPIKRNWYMVYPNGKQLSIVGRTYFEYLLEAAKQFATGNTLYEKK, encoded by the coding sequence TTGAATCAAGCGACACTGCACCAGTTAAGAGTGTTTGAAGCAGCAGCACGGCACGGTAGTTTTACACGCGCTGCAGAAGAATTGTTTCTTACGCAACCCACCATTTCCATGCAGATAAAACAACTGACAAAATCGGTGGGAATCCCGTTATTTGAACAAGTTGGTAAGCGATTATATCTTACAGAAGCAGGACGAGAATTATTTGCTACTTGCCAAGAGATTTTTAATACTTTGGCTCAGTTTGATATGAAAGTGGCAGATTTAAAAGGTTTAAAACAAGGGCAATTACGCTTATCAGTCATAACAACAGCAAAGTATTTTATTCCGCGTTTATTAGGTTCATTTTGTCAGCTTTATCCAGGAATTGAAATTTCTTTACAAGTGACAAATCACGAAGGAATTCTGGAAAGAATGACAAGCAATCAAGATGATTTATATATTATGAGTCAAATTCCTGAACATCTTGATATAAATTGCGAAGCATTTTTAGAAAATCCTTTAGTCGTTTTAGCTCCTATTAATCATCCTTTAGCTGGTGAAAAGAATATTCCTATATCAAAGCTGGCAAATGAACCTTTTATTATGCGCGAACCTGGTTCTGGAACAAGAAGAGCGGTGCAAAAATTATTTGACGAAAATGATGTAGAGGTCAAAGTAAAACTAGAATTGGGTAGTAATGAAGCGATAAAGCAGGCTATTGCTGGTGGTTTAGGAATATCGGTTTTATCTCGTCATACGTTAATGCCTCATGCAGAGGATTTAACTGTTTTAGATGTAGAATATTTCCCTATCAAACGCAATTGGTATATGGTTTATCCTAATGGAAAGCAATTATCTATTGTTGGACGTACCTATTTTGAATATTTACTCGAAGCAGCCAAGCAATTTGCGACAGGAAACACTTTGTACGAGAAAAAATAG
- a CDS encoding mucoidy inhibitor MuiA family protein, whose amino-acid sequence MVNQEIPSQRKVVETDVIAVAVYTNQALVTRRGVVELSGQEKELIVSQLPVTINTESVRVRGKGNVAVRLLGVNTERIYTTESVVARVSQLNQQIEQLEAQKRQFQAQMDALALQSRFIEGLREKTEEQFSISLARKSISLSETLDLVNFLGSQYTEYAIATEDYKNQQRELQKQLEVLYASLKETKSPSPQESFNLTIGIDSTGAGEFELEVSYVVNRASWKPLYDIRVDSKSKNVNLGYLAQIIQSTGEDWTNVNLTLSTAKPGSGTLPPKFKPWYVDIEQTLVNPRRAKKFAAAPIAAKSRGFEFEDENFSGEIAELEKRIVEAEVTTAEVSREGNVVTFNLDSNGNIPSDGAPHKTTIFQDDYSCDFSYIAMPRLVSFAYLQAKVKNNSHGATLLPGKANIFRDNIFVGTSELENTVPGEEFKLNLGIDEGVKIKRDLIEREVDKRFISNVRKITYAYRLQVNNLLDTQAQLELIEQLPVSRNEQIKIRLNRTNPQIQLGEMGILEWNLILKPQEEQEIYYQFTVEHPPQLKVVGLDI is encoded by the coding sequence GTGGTTAACCAGGAAATACCATCTCAGCGTAAAGTCGTAGAAACAGATGTTATCGCAGTTGCTGTTTACACAAATCAAGCCTTGGTAACTCGCCGTGGTGTAGTGGAGCTAAGCGGACAGGAGAAAGAGTTGATAGTCTCCCAACTGCCAGTAACTATTAATACGGAATCGGTACGGGTTAGGGGTAAAGGTAATGTGGCTGTGCGTTTGTTGGGTGTGAATACAGAGCGTATTTACACAACTGAATCGGTAGTGGCACGGGTATCGCAGTTAAATCAACAAATTGAGCAGTTAGAAGCGCAAAAACGGCAATTTCAAGCCCAGATGGATGCTTTGGCGCTACAATCTCGGTTTATCGAAGGTTTGCGAGAGAAAACTGAAGAGCAATTTTCGATTAGCTTGGCGCGTAAAAGCATTAGCTTGAGCGAAACCTTGGATTTAGTCAACTTTCTTGGCAGTCAGTATACAGAATATGCGATCGCGACAGAAGATTACAAAAATCAGCAACGGGAATTACAGAAGCAGTTAGAAGTGTTATACGCTTCTTTGAAAGAAACTAAGTCACCATCGCCCCAGGAAAGTTTTAATTTGACTATAGGAATTGATAGTACTGGTGCGGGAGAATTTGAGTTAGAAGTGTCTTATGTAGTCAATCGCGCTAGTTGGAAACCGCTTTACGATATCCGAGTAGATAGTAAAAGTAAAAACGTCAATTTAGGATACCTAGCGCAGATAATTCAAAGCACCGGCGAAGATTGGACAAATGTAAATTTAACTCTTTCTACAGCCAAACCGGGCAGCGGTACGTTACCACCGAAGTTCAAACCTTGGTATGTTGATATTGAGCAAACTCTAGTAAATCCTCGAAGAGCAAAAAAGTTTGCTGCTGCGCCAATCGCTGCAAAATCTCGCGGCTTTGAGTTTGAAGATGAGAATTTCTCGGGGGAAATTGCAGAGTTAGAAAAGAGAATAGTTGAAGCAGAAGTAACTACAGCAGAAGTATCCCGAGAAGGAAATGTAGTTACTTTTAATTTGGATAGCAACGGAAATATACCTAGCGACGGTGCACCTCATAAAACTACAATTTTTCAAGATGATTATTCTTGTGATTTTAGCTATATAGCAATGCCGCGTTTGGTAAGTTTTGCTTATTTACAAGCCAAAGTTAAAAATAATTCTCATGGTGCAACTTTGTTACCCGGAAAAGCCAATATTTTTCGCGATAATATCTTTGTTGGCACTTCTGAATTAGAAAATACTGTACCGGGTGAAGAATTTAAATTAAATTTGGGAATTGACGAAGGTGTAAAAATTAAACGCGATTTAATTGAGCGTGAAGTAGATAAAAGGTTTATTAGTAATGTTCGCAAAATAACTTATGCATATCGATTGCAGGTTAATAACTTGCTCGATACACAAGCGCAATTAGAGCTTATCGAACAACTGCCAGTTAGTCGCAATGAACAAATAAAAATACGTCTCAACCGTACAAATCCCCAAATTCAACTTGGTGAAATGGGAATCTTAGAATGGAATTTAATTCTTAAACCACAAGAAGAACAAGAAATTTATTATCAATTTACCGTAGAGCATCCACCGCAATTAAAAGTAGTGGGATTAGATATTTGA
- a CDS encoding BMC domain-containing protein — MHSYNYSSDRDNSKGAALGLVSTLSFPAIVGTADMMLKSAGVHLIGYEKIGGGHCTAIIRGGIADVRLAVESGEQTAQQFGQFVSSLVIPRPYPNLNIVLPIISKIGNIAEGASYSKLSNQAVGLVETIGFPAMVGASDAMLKSADVQLAAYEKIGSGLCTAIIRGSVANVAVAVEAGMYEAERIGDLNAVMVIPRPLDELEQTLPVASCWIEERQPVNLPINIKEQVGEAELLELPELNKLPEKVVEEISIVPEVERLEIGELE; from the coding sequence ATGCACTCGTATAATTATTCATCAGACCGAGATAATAGCAAAGGGGCTGCTTTAGGATTAGTGTCTACTCTTAGTTTTCCTGCCATCGTGGGAACTGCGGACATGATGCTTAAATCTGCTGGAGTTCACTTAATTGGGTATGAAAAAATTGGCGGGGGACATTGTACGGCAATTATTCGGGGTGGAATAGCCGATGTGCGTTTGGCTGTAGAATCCGGCGAACAAACCGCACAACAATTCGGGCAGTTTGTTTCGAGTTTGGTAATACCTCGCCCCTATCCTAATTTGAATATTGTCTTACCTATTATTAGCAAAATAGGTAATATTGCCGAAGGAGCTAGTTATAGTAAATTGAGCAATCAAGCAGTTGGTTTGGTTGAAACAATCGGTTTCCCGGCAATGGTGGGAGCCTCGGATGCCATGCTTAAATCAGCAGATGTTCAGCTGGCAGCTTACGAAAAAATCGGCTCTGGTTTGTGTACTGCGATAATTCGCGGTTCTGTCGCAAATGTTGCAGTTGCTGTAGAAGCTGGGATGTACGAAGCCGAGCGAATTGGGGATTTAAATGCTGTTATGGTAATACCTCGTCCGTTGGATGAATTAGAGCAAACGCTACCTGTAGCAAGTTGTTGGATAGAAGAACGTCAACCAGTAAATTTACCAATCAACATCAAAGAGCAAGTTGGAGAAGCTGAATTATTGGAATTGCCAGAATTAAACAAGTTACCCGAAAAAGTAGTTGAAGAAATTTCAATCGTACCGGAAGTTGAAAGATTGGAAATTGGTGAGTTGGAATAA
- a CDS encoding AAA family ATPase, which produces MTPSELKVFLEQLLTNNIQISTMIWGPPGIGKSSIVGQLAKESDIDFVDVRLSQLAPTDLRGLPVAESGISKWFPPEFLPRKGKGILFLDELNMAPPAMQGVAQQLILDRCVGSYEVPDGWYVWAAGNRKEDRAAVFDMPSPLANRFLHLEVQPDFDSFKAFALDKGVHEQIIAFLSFRTTLLHKIDPQQPAWPSPRSWVMASALHFAGLDINPAVGTAAATEFSSYISMYENLPNLIAILSGKGESIQFPKEPSVRYATVIGLTVRAENANQALNAFNWLNQVAANEWVRLFAVDLSRTMESKGKRGVLANLLSKEPEFKKLLQEYLESQKP; this is translated from the coding sequence ATGACTCCCAGCGAACTCAAAGTATTTTTAGAGCAGCTCCTAACTAATAATATTCAAATCAGTACGATGATTTGGGGACCTCCCGGTATTGGAAAGTCTAGTATTGTTGGTCAATTAGCAAAAGAAAGCGACATTGATTTTGTAGATGTACGGCTATCTCAGTTAGCACCTACTGATTTACGGGGTTTGCCGGTTGCCGAGAGCGGTATTTCTAAATGGTTTCCACCGGAATTTTTGCCTCGTAAAGGTAAAGGTATATTATTCCTTGATGAATTGAATATGGCTCCTCCGGCAATGCAGGGAGTAGCGCAACAGCTAATTTTAGACCGCTGTGTAGGTTCCTACGAAGTTCCGGATGGTTGGTATGTATGGGCAGCAGGGAACCGCAAAGAAGATCGTGCTGCTGTATTTGATATGCCTTCACCTTTAGCAAATAGATTTTTGCATCTGGAAGTACAGCCAGATTTTGACAGCTTCAAAGCTTTTGCTTTAGATAAAGGAGTACACGAGCAGATAATCGCTTTTCTTTCTTTCCGTACAACTTTATTGCATAAAATCGACCCCCAACAGCCAGCTTGGCCTTCTCCTCGTTCTTGGGTAATGGCAAGTGCGTTACATTTTGCCGGTTTAGACATTAATCCAGCAGTTGGTACTGCTGCTGCAACTGAGTTTTCTTCATACATTTCGATGTACGAAAATCTACCTAATTTGATTGCGATTTTGTCAGGTAAAGGCGAAAGCATTCAATTTCCTAAAGAACCTAGTGTCAGATATGCAACGGTAATTGGCTTAACAGTACGTGCCGAGAATGCAAATCAAGCCCTTAATGCCTTCAACTGGTTAAATCAAGTTGCAGCAAACGAATGGGTAAGACTTTTTGCTGTTGACTTATCGCGAACTATGGAAAGTAAAGGCAAGCGAGGAGTTTTAGCTAATTTATTAAGTAAAGAACCAGAATTCAAGAAACTACTGCAAGAGTATCTAGAATCGCAGAAACCTTAA